The following coding sequences lie in one Gemmatimonadota bacterium genomic window:
- a CDS encoding GlsB/YeaQ/YmgE family stress response membrane protein, whose product MNILTWIVFGLVAGGLAKLIMPGKDPGGCLVTILIGIIGAVIGGFIGTRMGYGGITGFNVWSLMLAILGSIILLLAYRLVAKRRR is encoded by the coding sequence ATGAACATACTCACCTGGATCGTCTTCGGACTCGTCGCCGGAGGGCTGGCCAAGCTCATCATGCCGGGCAAGGACCCGGGGGGGTGCCTGGTCACGATCCTGATCGGCATCATAGGCGCCGTGATCGGCGGCTTCATCGGCACGCGCATGGGCTACGGCGGCATCACCGGGTTCAACGTTTGGTCGCTGATGCTGGCGATACTCGGCTCGATCATCCTGCTGTTGGCCTACCGCCTGGTCGCGAAGCGCCGCCGCTAG
- the hisIE gene encoding bifunctional phosphoribosyl-AMP cyclohydrolase/phosphoribosyl-ATP diphosphatase HisIE, giving the protein MNADPRGAARLAGGSRLGAPADLDALNFAKGGGLVPLIAQDADSGEVLMLGYANREALERTLAEGRVWFHSRSRDRLWMKGETSGNELRLVAAHADCDGDAVLALVRPAGAACHTGARSCFGGTPVLLGLADTLRARARDLPEGSYTTRLLADANLRLKKLGEEAAELVAALALGDAESVRSEAADLLYHVLVAGLAGGVQPEELLAELRARR; this is encoded by the coding sequence ATGAACGCCGACCCGCGCGGCGCGGCGCGGCTGGCGGGCGGATCCCGGCTGGGCGCTCCGGCCGATCTGGACGCGTTGAATTTCGCCAAGGGCGGGGGCCTCGTGCCCCTCATCGCCCAGGACGCCGACAGCGGCGAGGTGCTGATGCTCGGCTACGCGAACCGGGAGGCGCTGGAGCGCACCCTGGCCGAGGGGCGCGTCTGGTTCCATTCGCGCAGCCGCGACCGCCTCTGGATGAAGGGCGAGACCAGCGGCAACGAGTTGCGCCTGGTCGCCGCGCACGCGGACTGCGACGGCGACGCCGTGCTGGCGCTGGTGCGCCCCGCGGGGGCCGCGTGCCACACCGGCGCGCGCTCGTGCTTCGGGGGGACGCCGGTGCTCCTGGGGCTGGCCGACACGCTCCGCGCCCGCGCGCGCGACCTACCGGAGGGCAGCTACACGACCCGGCTCCTGGCGGACGCCAACCTGCGGCTCAAGAAGCTGGGCGAGGAGGCCGCGGAGCTGGTCGCCGCGCTGGCGCTCGGCGACGCCGAATCGGTCCGCTCGGAGGCCGCCGACCTGCTCTACCACGTGCTCGTCGCCGGCCTCGCGGGCGGCGTGCAGCCGGAAGAACTGCTGGCAGAGCTGCGCGCGCGCCGCTAG